One region of Pseudoalteromonas piscicida genomic DNA includes:
- a CDS encoding CBU_0592 family membrane protein, producing the protein MIDLMFDIIGMTGTFLVVGAFFMLQLEKASPDSLTYNLMNLSGAILLLISLCYNFNLASFVIELFWIAASLIGLFKYFKARRLASA; encoded by the coding sequence ATGATCGATTTAATGTTCGATATCATCGGTATGACAGGCACTTTCTTGGTCGTTGGTGCATTCTTTATGCTACAGCTGGAAAAGGCATCTCCCGATAGTTTAACGTATAACTTAATGAATTTAAGCGGTGCGATCCTGCTACTGATCAGTCTTTGTTATAACTTTAACCTTGCCAGCTTTGTGATTGAGCTATTTTGGATCGCAGCGTCTTTAATTGGTTTATTTAAATATTTCAAAGCGAGAAGGTTGGCATCTGCTTAG
- a CDS encoding TonB-dependent receptor plug domain-containing protein, giving the protein MKNLSALIKVTPLLIPFAVVAEPEATDSDLYQLSFEELLNVNVSIATKTDETRASVPSSITVFNSEQINSLGVDNVYDLMNFVPGFQSTRGDWVGAVPKEHTRGVYLDTGHVLVMIDGQRLNESSFGKASVYTPHIPIEIINKVEFIRGPGSALYGSNAFLGVMNIITKKRNNQLSVGYGEHGSAQAALNLSRQVSDETRLYANLAFNKRSGDSYFGGIVKDPLESLFVVFGGSHQALTWQVRFNRTQLDEFLNLSRYSPENEHKSENYATTFEYHWQATEQLELTHKLSFIEHNIESAGLIVTAEEIGITQGGDFLVGPAWQSRDLTYNLDGGYKQNDLLQWNFGVELSKEEQSKAGVRTSYYDQSAGDIIIYNHTYLGGIQTISDYAPFYPLRQDFDSYAGYVQAKYRFSEQLSMFAGARYDEVKDIDDKLSPRLAFVYGYDEANTFKLQYGESFRTPVSNELNSNDDVTSGNSELTSEYVKTTELVWHYQDESKQFDVVLFDNELEDFINLVPIDDEQAEFTFDNVFETSMQGIEVNANFNLSGTTWIQGAYTQLFDEPLNGSFKKFAALAFTHKREAVEVTLNAIWRDTTFIPAPPESIVDDFEQSSYYLIGGTVSFNLDNNAKIQLKAENLFDKKYTVFDPRLIDGHVPQQGRNVMILFEYRFGFK; this is encoded by the coding sequence ATGAAAAACTTAAGCGCTTTAATTAAAGTCACGCCATTATTAATTCCTTTTGCGGTAGTCGCTGAACCAGAAGCTACGGACTCCGACCTTTATCAGCTTTCATTTGAGGAGTTGTTGAATGTAAATGTCTCTATCGCAACCAAAACCGACGAAACGAGAGCATCGGTTCCCTCCAGTATTACTGTTTTTAATTCAGAACAAATAAATAGCCTAGGGGTAGACAATGTTTATGATTTAATGAACTTTGTACCCGGCTTTCAATCCACTCGAGGCGATTGGGTAGGGGCTGTGCCAAAAGAGCATACCCGCGGTGTGTACTTGGATACTGGGCACGTGTTAGTGATGATTGACGGCCAAAGGCTGAATGAGTCCTCATTTGGTAAAGCATCAGTCTATACACCACACATTCCTATTGAGATTATCAATAAAGTTGAATTTATCCGAGGTCCCGGTTCCGCCCTTTATGGTAGTAACGCCTTTCTTGGCGTGATGAATATTATTACCAAAAAACGTAATAATCAGCTTTCTGTTGGTTATGGTGAGCACGGCAGTGCGCAAGCAGCATTGAATCTTTCAAGGCAAGTGTCGGATGAGACTCGCCTCTATGCCAATCTAGCATTTAATAAACGCTCAGGAGATAGCTATTTTGGAGGCATAGTAAAAGATCCGTTAGAATCACTTTTTGTTGTATTTGGAGGTAGCCATCAAGCGTTAACATGGCAAGTGAGATTTAACCGCACTCAACTTGATGAGTTTTTAAATCTTTCCCGTTACTCCCCTGAAAACGAGCATAAAAGTGAGAACTATGCGACAACATTTGAGTATCATTGGCAAGCTACTGAGCAACTTGAATTAACGCATAAGCTAAGCTTTATTGAACATAATATTGAAAGTGCAGGACTCATTGTTACAGCAGAAGAAATTGGTATAACGCAAGGCGGAGACTTCTTAGTTGGCCCTGCTTGGCAATCTAGAGACTTAACTTATAACCTAGATGGCGGTTATAAACAAAATGACCTTTTACAGTGGAATTTTGGCGTTGAGCTCTCCAAAGAAGAACAAAGTAAAGCAGGCGTTAGAACTTCATATTACGATCAAAGTGCCGGTGATATTATCATCTATAACCACACCTATTTAGGTGGCATTCAAACCATATCTGATTACGCTCCTTTTTATCCGCTGCGACAAGACTTTGATTCATATGCTGGGTACGTTCAAGCAAAGTATCGATTTAGCGAGCAACTGAGTATGTTCGCGGGTGCACGATATGATGAAGTGAAAGACATAGATGATAAGTTATCGCCTAGGCTCGCGTTCGTTTATGGTTACGATGAGGCTAACACTTTTAAGTTGCAATATGGGGAGTCTTTTCGTACCCCTGTTAGCAATGAACTTAACTCAAACGATGATGTTACGTCAGGTAATTCGGAGTTAACTTCAGAATATGTAAAAACGACAGAGCTTGTTTGGCACTATCAAGATGAGTCTAAACAGTTTGATGTTGTGTTATTTGACAATGAGCTGGAGGACTTCATTAATCTAGTACCAATAGATGATGAACAAGCTGAGTTTACATTTGATAACGTATTTGAGACGAGCATGCAGGGTATTGAAGTTAATGCTAATTTTAATCTGAGTGGCACAACTTGGATACAAGGCGCATACACCCAGTTATTTGACGAGCCATTAAATGGCAGTTTTAAAAAGTTTGCTGCACTTGCATTTACTCATAAAAGAGAGGCGGTAGAAGTAACTTTAAATGCAATTTGGCGAGACACAACATTTATACCTGCTCCCCCTGAGTCAATTGTCGATGATTTCGAGCAGTCAAGTTATTACCTCATCGGCGGCACCGTTTCTTTCAATTTGGATAATAATGCTAAAATTCAACTGAAAGCTGAAAATCTTTTTGATAAAAAATACACCGTATTTGATCCAAGATTGATTGATGGTCATGTGCCACAACAGGGCAGAAATGTCATGATTCTGTTTGAATATCGCTTTGGGTTTAAATGA
- a CDS encoding kinase — translation MISTGSFSYPLLVGVSGVQGSGKSTLSYSLCKQLREVGITCKCVSLDDFYLDPEERAVLASKFHPLFQQRGLPGTHNLQLLQDVIDRFKRGEAFTLPAFDKSVDRKLPNSKWRKVDAGLQVLIIEGWCIGVEPQPNDELASPVNQFEQEFDKDGSFRLKVNQILCEKYQAIFSQLDSLIYLNGMSFDRVYQWRLQQEHMLKASTGKGMSDEQVRQFIQPFQRLSAWGMQSLPKIADIEVCLGEGREVLKINTQLGE, via the coding sequence ATGATTTCAACTGGAAGCTTCTCATACCCTTTATTAGTAGGAGTTTCTGGCGTTCAGGGCTCTGGTAAATCAACACTAAGCTATTCTCTTTGTAAGCAACTTAGGGAAGTTGGCATTACCTGTAAGTGTGTGTCGCTTGATGATTTTTATTTAGACCCAGAAGAGCGGGCAGTGCTTGCTTCAAAGTTTCATCCGCTGTTTCAGCAAAGAGGCTTGCCTGGTACTCACAATCTGCAACTATTACAAGATGTTATAGACAGATTTAAACGCGGCGAAGCATTCACTTTACCTGCATTTGATAAATCAGTAGATAGGAAGTTGCCAAATTCAAAATGGCGAAAAGTTGATGCGGGTTTACAGGTACTTATTATCGAGGGGTGGTGTATTGGTGTGGAGCCGCAGCCTAACGATGAGTTAGCATCTCCCGTTAATCAATTTGAGCAAGAATTTGATAAAGACGGTTCATTTCGCCTAAAAGTGAACCAAATTTTATGTGAAAAGTATCAAGCTATTTTTTCACAATTAGATAGTCTCATTTATTTAAATGGAATGAGCTTCGACAGAGTATATCAGTGGCGCCTGCAACAAGAGCATATGCTCAAAGCATCGACAGGAAAAGGGATGAGTGATGAGCAAGTTAGACAATTTATTCAGCCATTTCAACGCCTATCTGCGTGGGGAATGCAAAGCTTACCAAAAATCGCAGATATTGAAGTGTGTTTGGGAGAGGGTAGAGAAGTGCTGAAAATAAACACTCAGCTTGGTGAATAA
- a CDS encoding Tim44 domain-containing protein, whose amino-acid sequence MKHFIVLLSLVSFLFTASFNAEARKKFGSKSSGKTQQTQTTQQKQQTDTQALNAKSTAKPKSSKKGIMAGVLGGLLAGGLIAAMLGDDFEGFQFLEMILLAAAAFLIFKLVKGMLARKQQPSYAGAPPMGGYNNTPPPQQFQSQGPISGGFGASSVPMNLPKDFDINGFLQGARQHYHTIQTAWNNNDFSTVSEYLSPELVEEFKREREQQGDVNTEVMFVDAELVRADTHPDVWEVSIKFTGKYRDLGDMQEEPIHEIWHLERKTTGDAPWLIVGVEELAA is encoded by the coding sequence ATGAAACATTTCATTGTGTTACTTTCCCTTGTTTCTTTTTTATTTACAGCCAGTTTTAATGCTGAAGCGAGAAAGAAGTTTGGTAGTAAGAGCTCAGGTAAAACGCAGCAAACGCAAACGACTCAGCAAAAGCAACAAACTGATACACAAGCATTAAATGCAAAATCTACAGCAAAGCCTAAATCGAGTAAAAAAGGTATTATGGCCGGTGTACTCGGCGGCTTGCTAGCTGGTGGTCTAATTGCCGCGATGCTTGGCGATGATTTTGAGGGTTTTCAATTCCTTGAAATGATTTTGCTTGCAGCTGCTGCCTTTTTAATTTTCAAATTGGTTAAGGGCATGCTTGCAAGAAAACAGCAGCCAAGTTATGCCGGTGCTCCGCCTATGGGTGGCTACAACAATACTCCACCACCCCAGCAGTTTCAAAGTCAAGGGCCAATCAGCGGCGGTTTTGGCGCAAGTAGCGTGCCTATGAATCTGCCTAAAGATTTTGATATTAATGGCTTCCTACAAGGTGCCAGACAACATTATCACACCATCCAAACAGCATGGAATAACAACGACTTTTCGACAGTTTCTGAATATTTGAGTCCAGAGCTAGTTGAAGAGTTCAAGCGTGAGCGAGAGCAGCAAGGCGACGTTAACACTGAAGTGATGTTTGTTGACGCTGAGTTAGTCCGTGCAGATACACATCCTGACGTCTGGGAAGTAAGCATTAAGTTTACTGGTAAATATCGTGACCTAGGCGACATGCAAGAAGAACCTATCCACGAAATATGGCATTTAGAGCGTAAAACGACAGGAGATGCGCCTTGGCTAATCGTAGGTGTTGAAGAGCTAGCAGCCTAA
- a CDS encoding sigma-70 family RNA polymerase sigma factor: protein MASKQHHYESLVRMYHKELYKFAYWLSGDPTIAEDLVQETFLRAWRALDSLKDENAAKPWLLTILRRENARRFERKQFDYAEVEQDTLVDDTSSALDDAMEQTVVQRQIANLAPEYREPLLLQVVMGCSGDEIADILELNKNTVMTRLYRARNQLKDALMTEYEPIKGHQTDG from the coding sequence ATGGCCAGTAAACAACATCACTACGAGTCACTGGTTCGGATGTACCACAAAGAGCTATATAAGTTCGCTTATTGGTTGTCTGGCGATCCGACAATAGCAGAAGACTTAGTACAAGAAACTTTTTTGCGGGCTTGGCGCGCACTTGATTCATTAAAAGATGAAAATGCAGCAAAGCCTTGGTTATTAACTATTTTAAGACGAGAAAATGCACGTCGTTTTGAGCGCAAGCAATTTGACTACGCGGAGGTTGAACAAGATACGCTGGTCGACGATACCAGTTCAGCTTTGGATGATGCAATGGAGCAAACCGTTGTGCAGCGACAAATAGCCAACTTAGCACCAGAATATCGTGAACCACTGCTACTGCAAGTAGTGATGGGATGTTCTGGGGATGAAATCGCCGATATACTTGAGCTGAATAAAAACACGGTGATGACAAGGTTATACCGTGCTCGCAACCAGCTGAAAGACGCTTTAATGACTGAATATGAACCAATAAAGGGGCATCAAACTGATGGATGA
- a CDS encoding BatD family protein, which yields MVKRILFFLSLLILSHASLALENLTASVDKNPVLAGEYFTLSIIAEGKVKGTIPDVSVLSNDFITSPVNTSSRTSIINGSVSSSTTWQMQLVARTPGTYTIPALEVDGETTQPIEIKVVARDDKQQSEDIFVKTELKTKNLYVQQAALYTVKLYVGKELLDGQLSAPISDGANFTQLGKANEEYEVIDGRRYMVLTREYMIQPQKSGDFSIEPPIFNGQIRDGYRRMATSAVGNTIDFSVSPIPASAADNWLPSEYLNFSEEWQPKDAEFMVGTPITRTLTLTAVGVTKEQLPEIQLEDVNGFRIYPDASERKQITRDGKVISQLTISFAYLPQLAGDFALPEVKLPWFNTITKREEIATLPSKSVSVIHDPNQPALPQAAPIPQPLSSPSVNPSTATQTNVITEHVIPLWMWGLATGGYTLWLITLLVWRLRSKPAANPITTKVTDENPTPLISFAEAVKQNNPAGFYQALLSYTKKQNITMTQWLALQPDSLRAQVQTLQSSLYGGNNAKVDLAQLYGEIKTSVKSMVHTNESQNLGNLYQ from the coding sequence ATGGTAAAACGCATTCTATTTTTTCTGTCTTTGTTGATATTAAGCCACGCCTCGTTGGCATTGGAAAATCTCACAGCAAGCGTAGACAAAAACCCGGTGCTCGCAGGTGAATATTTCACGTTGTCGATTATCGCTGAGGGCAAAGTCAAAGGCACCATTCCTGATGTTTCAGTCCTTAGTAACGACTTTATCACCAGCCCTGTGAATACCAGCTCTAGAACCAGTATCATTAATGGAAGCGTCTCAAGCTCTACTACCTGGCAAATGCAGCTCGTTGCTCGCACTCCGGGTACTTACACCATTCCTGCGTTAGAGGTAGATGGTGAAACGACCCAGCCGATTGAAATCAAAGTTGTCGCTCGTGATGATAAGCAGCAAAGCGAAGATATATTCGTAAAAACCGAACTCAAGACAAAAAACCTATATGTCCAACAGGCTGCCCTTTATACTGTTAAGCTCTATGTGGGAAAAGAATTACTAGATGGTCAATTGAGTGCCCCAATCTCGGATGGCGCTAATTTCACACAATTGGGCAAAGCCAATGAAGAATACGAAGTTATTGATGGCCGACGCTACATGGTGCTCACCCGCGAATATATGATCCAACCACAAAAAAGTGGTGACTTCAGCATAGAGCCGCCGATCTTTAACGGCCAGATCAGAGATGGCTATCGTAGAATGGCGACTTCTGCGGTTGGCAATACCATCGACTTTTCAGTGTCCCCTATCCCAGCTAGCGCTGCTGACAACTGGTTACCAAGTGAGTATTTGAATTTTTCTGAAGAATGGCAGCCCAAAGATGCCGAGTTTATGGTTGGGACGCCCATCACGCGAACACTAACACTCACTGCAGTAGGTGTTACTAAAGAGCAGCTTCCTGAGATTCAGCTTGAAGACGTTAATGGGTTTAGAATTTATCCAGACGCGTCAGAACGTAAGCAAATTACCCGAGATGGTAAAGTCATCTCACAGTTAACTATTTCATTTGCCTACCTACCGCAACTTGCAGGTGATTTTGCACTGCCCGAAGTAAAACTACCTTGGTTTAATACCATCACTAAACGTGAAGAGATTGCGACATTACCAAGCAAGTCTGTCAGCGTGATTCATGACCCAAATCAGCCAGCCTTACCACAGGCCGCTCCGATCCCGCAGCCGCTTTCAAGTCCAAGCGTAAATCCATCAACGGCTACGCAAACCAACGTGATCACAGAGCACGTTATCCCGCTGTGGATGTGGGGACTCGCCACTGGTGGATACACATTATGGCTAATAACATTACTAGTATGGCGTCTTAGATCAAAACCGGCCGCAAACCCGATAACAACTAAGGTAACTGATGAAAATCCAACACCTTTAATTTCGTTTGCAGAAGCGGTTAAGCAAAATAATCCAGCAGGCTTTTACCAAGCGCTACTGAGCTATACCAAAAAACAAAATATCACCATGACACAATGGCTAGCACTCCAACCTGATTCATTGCGAGCACAGGTACAAACGCTACAAAGCTCGCTGTATGGAGGCAATAACGCAAAAGTAGACTTGGCTCAACTATATGGTGAAATTAAAACCAGTGTAAAAAGCATGGTTCACACAAATGAAAGCCAAAATTTAGGCAATCTATACCAATAA
- a CDS encoding vWA domain-containing protein, producing the protein MEFEFIRPHLLWLLIPWVIYSALQWSKKSNQQSAQLIAPHLMKVVMAAEGQKHQNQSNSWLGIVFFLLAIIAVAGPSIEKQDVPVFKTQAPRVLVLDMSYSMYSTDLTPNRLTQARFKTLDMLKLFKEGETGLVAYAGDAFTVSPLTTDVTTLENLIPSLRPEIMPSKGSNVYAGIEEAVSLLTGASATYGDIILVTDGLEQEDAEDVQKLLSDSPFKLSIYALGTAQGAPIKLPEGGFLKDQYGQIVVPKLFPTRLEKLARVKGGKFASYTADDSDIETFKPNLGANTSVVKRDQESAKWRVDAGIYLLIALIPLALLLVRNHAVMLSALIVFAMLPQQKALANEWTQWFKNTDQNALQAYQNNAFDEAALADNPVLKGAALYKAGDYESAVKTLQQTSSAEGQYNLGNALARLGKLDEAISAYENALSQDPEFTQAKDNKALVEALLKDQQDQQNQQGQQDQQGQQDQQGQQDQQGQQDQQGQQDQQGQQDQQGQQDQQGQQDQQGQQDQQDQQDQQGQQDQQSQQDQQGQQDQQGQQDQQGQQDQQGQQDKQTPQAGSESEQNNNEPELDAARQDQHAAEEQTQEQAQAAPMPDPEQSPQDEEKAQAAMMQDSRPLTPEEIEKAQQLNQLLRKVPDDPAILLRNKMQLEAQQRKQRRLPRGAEKSW; encoded by the coding sequence ATGGAATTTGAATTTATTCGCCCACATCTGCTTTGGCTGCTTATTCCTTGGGTGATATACAGTGCATTGCAATGGTCCAAAAAGTCCAATCAGCAATCAGCACAACTTATCGCGCCGCACTTGATGAAGGTGGTGATGGCAGCCGAAGGTCAAAAACACCAAAACCAAAGTAATTCTTGGCTTGGTATTGTGTTCTTTTTGTTGGCCATTATTGCGGTTGCGGGACCGAGTATTGAAAAACAAGATGTTCCGGTATTTAAAACGCAGGCACCTAGAGTATTAGTGCTCGATATGTCTTATTCTATGTACTCAACCGATCTCACGCCAAACCGCTTAACGCAAGCTAGATTTAAAACTTTAGATATGCTCAAGCTATTTAAAGAAGGTGAGACGGGTTTAGTTGCCTATGCAGGCGATGCCTTTACCGTGTCACCACTCACAACGGACGTCACCACACTTGAGAATTTGATCCCAAGCCTTCGTCCAGAGATCATGCCCTCAAAAGGCTCTAACGTGTATGCAGGCATCGAAGAAGCCGTTAGCCTGTTAACAGGTGCAAGTGCAACATATGGTGACATTATTTTGGTAACCGATGGACTTGAACAAGAAGACGCTGAAGATGTACAAAAACTCCTTTCTGACAGCCCATTTAAGCTAAGTATCTATGCCTTAGGCACGGCGCAAGGTGCACCAATCAAATTACCTGAAGGCGGATTTTTAAAAGACCAATATGGTCAGATAGTCGTACCAAAGTTATTCCCGACTCGACTTGAAAAACTCGCGAGAGTAAAGGGTGGAAAGTTTGCCAGCTACACAGCCGACGATAGCGACATCGAGACATTTAAGCCTAACTTGGGTGCAAATACATCGGTGGTTAAACGCGACCAAGAAAGTGCAAAGTGGCGAGTAGATGCTGGAATATATCTACTGATTGCACTTATTCCACTCGCACTGCTACTGGTTAGAAATCACGCCGTTATGCTCAGTGCTTTGATTGTTTTTGCTATGTTGCCGCAGCAAAAAGCGCTGGCGAATGAATGGACACAGTGGTTTAAAAATACCGACCAAAACGCACTACAGGCCTATCAAAATAATGCGTTCGATGAGGCTGCGCTTGCCGATAACCCGGTACTAAAAGGCGCCGCCCTTTATAAAGCCGGAGATTATGAAAGCGCGGTAAAAACACTTCAACAAACAAGCTCTGCAGAGGGTCAATACAATTTAGGTAATGCGCTAGCCAGGCTTGGTAAGCTAGATGAAGCGATTTCTGCCTACGAAAATGCATTGTCTCAAGACCCCGAGTTTACACAAGCAAAGGACAACAAGGCCTTAGTCGAAGCGTTATTAAAGGATCAACAAGATCAGCAGAACCAACAAGGTCAGCAAGATCAACAAGGTCAGCAAGATCAACAAGGTCAGCAAGACCAACAAGGTCAGCAAGACCAACAAGGTCAGCAAGACCAACAAGGTCAGCAAGACCAACAAGGTCAGCAAGACCAACAAGGTCAGCAAGACCAACAAGGTCAGCAAGACCAACAAGATCAGCAGGACCAACAAGGTCAGCAGGACCAACAAAGTCAGCAAGACCAACAAGGTCAGCAAGACCAACAAGGTCAGCAAGACCAACAAGGTCAGCAGGACCAACAAGGTCAGCAAGACAAGCAGACTCCACAAGCAGGAAGCGAGTCAGAACAAAACAATAACGAACCAGAGCTAGATGCTGCTCGCCAAGACCAGCATGCAGCCGAGGAACAAACTCAAGAGCAAGCACAAGCTGCGCCAATGCCAGATCCCGAACAATCACCGCAGGATGAAGAAAAAGCACAGGCAGCAATGATGCAAGATAGTCGGCCACTTACCCCTGAAGAAATTGAAAAAGCGCAGCAGCTTAATCAACTTCTTAGAAAGGTGCCTGATGATCCAGCCATATTATTGAGAAATAAAATGCAACTAGAAGCACAACAACGCAAGCAAAGACGTCTACCAAGAGGAGCTGAAAAATCATGGTAA
- a CDS encoding vWA domain-containing protein encodes MFEFSWPLAFLLLPLPWLIAKFKPSIAQTNINIRMPSAAKLQLASTNQLNKRAKVSLVETLIWLLLVTAAANPTWLDDPIVVPNEGRDIMLAVDLSASMTEQDMEYQGRLVDRLSVVKAVVSDFIEARQGDRLGLILFGDTAFLQTPLTRDLATVSQMLSEAQIGLVGRATAIGDAIGLSVKRFGEREQSNKILILLTDGQNTAGNLQPEEALILAREEGIKIYTVGVGSDGRRGFGLFGFNSMAGSSIDEKTLQHIAKETGGQYFRAKDVESLQQIYAMLDELEPISDETQTFRPKISLFYIPLLAILCLLFMARLSVVLRTKLRG; translated from the coding sequence ATGTTTGAATTTAGCTGGCCCCTTGCCTTTTTATTGTTACCTCTGCCTTGGCTAATTGCGAAGTTTAAACCAAGTATTGCGCAGACGAACATCAATATTCGAATGCCAAGTGCCGCAAAGTTGCAACTCGCGAGCACAAATCAACTCAATAAGCGCGCAAAAGTAAGCCTAGTGGAGACACTCATCTGGCTACTACTGGTAACCGCTGCGGCAAACCCGACTTGGCTTGACGACCCAATCGTTGTGCCAAATGAGGGACGAGATATTATGCTTGCCGTCGACTTGTCGGCTTCAATGACTGAACAAGATATGGAATACCAAGGTCGCTTAGTGGACAGATTGTCTGTTGTCAAAGCCGTTGTTAGCGACTTTATCGAAGCGCGCCAAGGAGATCGTCTGGGACTTATCCTGTTTGGTGACACGGCGTTTTTGCAAACACCACTCACCCGCGATTTAGCAACGGTTAGTCAAATGCTTAGTGAGGCACAAATTGGTTTAGTTGGACGCGCCACAGCGATTGGAGATGCTATCGGTTTGTCGGTAAAGCGTTTTGGTGAACGTGAACAAAGTAACAAGATTTTGATTTTGTTGACCGATGGTCAAAATACCGCTGGTAACCTTCAACCAGAAGAAGCACTGATCTTGGCCCGTGAAGAGGGCATTAAAATTTATACAGTTGGCGTTGGCTCTGATGGTAGACGTGGTTTTGGTTTATTCGGTTTTAACTCCATGGCTGGTAGTAGTATCGACGAGAAAACATTGCAGCATATCGCCAAAGAAACCGGCGGGCAATATTTTCGTGCAAAAGACGTGGAAAGCCTACAACAGATCTACGCGATGCTTGATGAGCTAGAACCGATAAGTGATGAAACACAGACTTTTCGTCCTAAGATTTCACTGTTTTATATTCCTCTCCTTGCGATACTCTGCTTGCTTTTTATGGCTCGGCTAAGTGTCGTATTAAGAACAAAATTAAGAGGGTAA
- a CDS encoding DUF4381 domain-containing protein: MQVNPLDQLNDVVIPQSVSWWPLSYPMWGAVCVLLAIFGATCWLLYRRQQFLKAKKEAVKLSHSQDNAQTLHTILKRLVKHYYGDTAASKSGQEWLTLQARLTRVELTQQELDSLYAPTQDPALSDKLCRAISTFKVKERLDV; this comes from the coding sequence ATGCAAGTCAATCCACTCGACCAGCTTAATGATGTGGTCATCCCTCAAAGCGTGAGCTGGTGGCCACTTTCTTATCCAATGTGGGGAGCCGTTTGTGTGCTACTCGCAATATTTGGGGCTACGTGTTGGCTATTGTATCGTCGCCAGCAATTTTTAAAGGCAAAAAAGGAAGCCGTAAAACTGAGTCATTCGCAGGATAATGCCCAAACATTACACACCATACTCAAACGTTTAGTAAAACATTATTACGGTGATACCGCTGCGAGTAAGTCGGGCCAAGAATGGTTAACTCTGCAAGCAAGACTCACACGCGTTGAACTCACTCAGCAAGAGCTCGACTCGTTATATGCACCGACTCAAGACCCCGCACTCAGCGATAAACTATGTCGTGCGATTAGTACCTTCAAAGTGAAGGAGCGTCTCGATGTTTGA
- a CDS encoding DUF58 domain-containing protein, which translates to MNDIKQFNSASWFNESHSNGVELGLKELLFYKSKAHLLSLKPRGKVKSAQSGQYLAPHKGRGMEFAEVRQYQYGDDIRAIDWRVTARTGEAHTKLFQEEKERPVFVFCDFSSSMLFGSKLLLKSVLAAHLGILVSWAACQRGDRVGGVVFNDSNHHELKPIARDRGVLALAHQFCALHEQALIQKEIQPSGDRFNENLKRLVHLAKPGSLIYLISDFTELNDESFKLLERATRHNEVIGCMVSDPFEHHLPEYNQAIEVSAGEQNWTLPLMDKQFRDKFSQNASDFFNRRLALLKRSGMSLQKYDASLPIELQIMRG; encoded by the coding sequence ATGAACGACATCAAGCAGTTTAATTCAGCCAGCTGGTTTAATGAAAGCCACAGTAATGGTGTCGAACTCGGCCTGAAAGAGTTACTTTTTTATAAGTCAAAAGCGCATTTACTTTCGCTAAAACCGAGAGGAAAAGTGAAAAGTGCTCAATCAGGTCAATACCTTGCACCGCATAAAGGTCGGGGTATGGAGTTTGCTGAAGTCAGACAATACCAGTATGGTGATGATATTCGTGCCATTGACTGGCGAGTTACCGCACGTACCGGTGAAGCACACACGAAACTCTTTCAAGAAGAGAAAGAGCGCCCCGTTTTTGTATTTTGTGACTTTTCCTCGAGCATGCTATTTGGTTCAAAGCTGTTACTTAAGTCAGTGCTTGCGGCGCACTTAGGCATTTTGGTGTCTTGGGCTGCGTGCCAACGCGGCGACCGTGTTGGTGGTGTAGTATTTAATGACAGCAATCACCACGAGCTCAAACCGATTGCTCGCGACCGTGGGGTGCTTGCACTGGCTCACCAATTTTGCGCGCTACATGAGCAAGCGTTGATTCAAAAAGAGATCCAACCCTCAGGGGATCGCTTCAATGAGAATTTAAAACGACTTGTGCACCTGGCCAAACCCGGCAGCCTGATTTACCTTATTTCGGACTTTACGGAATTAAATGATGAAAGCTTTAAATTGCTAGAGCGTGCCACTCGCCATAACGAAGTGATTGGCTGTATGGTGAGTGATCCTTTTGAGCATCATCTTCCTGAATACAATCAAGCGATCGAGGTCTCAGCAGGTGAACAAAACTGGACACTGCCCTTGATGGACAAGCAATTTAGAGACAAATTCTCGCAAAATGCGTCTGACTTTTTCAATCGAAGATTAGCGCTACTTAAGCGCTCTGGTATGTCGTTACAAAAGTACGACGCGTCTTTACCAATCGAATTACAAATCATGAGGGGTTAA